Sequence from the Vibrio alfacsensis genome:
AGCGCTGTCAAAGCCAGCACCATTGCACCCGTAACCCAATGAGGGATCATCGCGCCAAAGATAAAGGTAATACCGTAGATCAACCAAAATAGCCCCGTACCCACCCTTTTAGGATTGTTCTTATCTAAAAACGTTTGCAGAGAAAATGCCAACAACAATAGGCCTGTGGCCTGATATACGTACTCAAGCATGGCTTATTTCCCCTCTTCTTGCGCAGTAACTTGCTCTATCGATGGCGATGTATTCAGTCGCGCACTGATAAACTTGGTGTAAATGCCAAATATCACGAACGACACAATCGCAGTAGGCAATGCCCACAACGCCATCGTTTCCAACGCGACATCCAGTTGGTTATCACTCATTACGCCTTTAATAAGCAGCAAACCGCCCGTACCAATGAAAAGTAATTGGCTAAAGAAGTTACCAAAGTTCTCACTCGCGGCAGACAAAGCACGAATGGTTTGACGTTTTTCTTCAGCTAAATTTGGAGAAGACTTTTCCGCTGCGGCCTCTGACATTGGCGCAATCAATGGACGAATCATTGATGGGTGGCCACCGATGTTTAGCCCCATACCATTGGTCACTTTGCGCAGTAGCAAGTAAGTCATCAAGATTTTACCGACCGATGCTTTTTTCATTGAACCGATCAGGTCTTCTGCACGTTGACGCAAGCCATAGCGCTCAAGAATACCGATCATAGGAGAATAAGAATAAACAAAGACATATAGCGATTCTGAGTAAAAGATTGTCCTAACGTAGATAAAATATCCATCACCGCAATATCAGCAACCAAGCCCGTGGCTACACCTGCAACCAAAATAACTAACAGTGTGTTCTGCTTTAACGCTAACCCCACTGTAATAATCACAATGCCAATCAATGGCCATAAATCAATCATATAATCACTCTACACTGCCTGTATTCCTAAACGCTTTTGCTTATGTCCAACGCTGAACATCTCACCGCCATTTAGATTTATTTATTATTGTTAAACTTAAGCATGGATTTTGAAATCGACTGACAACTGAGGCAACGACAGACGTTAACCCATCATTCACACCAATATGACTTCATACCCATCACTTAACTTTATTTTTCAACGCTTTGTATTTCTGCGATGACCACTCGAGTATAAGTGCGTAAAAAGACGTGCTTCAATCAAACATTTTTGTGATGTCCAACAAGATTATTTTCATGTTTACGATAGAGATCGGAGCTCTTGAGACCGGATTTATGCTAAGGAGACCTATTCCGTCATAGTCTTTTAATTTTGATAAGCTGGAATTTACCAGTGAGGTCTTGGTTTATTCGCCTAACTTAGTTAGAGTACGCAGCGATGAAGTATCTTCAAGAGATTGAATACGATGAATATTGATAATCAAGTTATCGAAACATTAGAAGAGTTAGAGGCGTTTCTTCACCTAATTGAAAGCGGCGCATTGGGCCTTGATGGTGTAACCGGTGTAGCACTAGCAACATCCAATAGCGATGGTCGCCCTTTTGTTGCAGTGCTCGGCGACAAACACCAACTACTTTTAGGCCGTTGGGTATCCCAACATGTTTACGACAATGGTAAAGAGATCGTTCGTAACGGCTCTCAACGTAAACACTAAAAACCGTATCATTTGATAAGCTCGCAAATTTGCGAGCTTTTTTATGTTGAGTTGTGTTACTTAGCGTCTGATATTAATGATGTATCTCAAAACAAGCTGTCATCATCGCCAAAACCGCTAAAGTCTTGGTCATCGCCGCTAAAGAAGCCATCGCCTCCACCAAACCTATCGGCATCATTGCTCATAAATGAGTCATCGTTAAACGCATTCCCATCATCGAACCCTGACGATTGAAAGCCTGAATTATCATCAAAGCCTGAGTTTTGGCTCCAGCCTCCGCCAGTATAATCTTGCGTATAATTATCAGTACCATCTAGAAAACCACTGCTGCTGTCAGTCGTATCTGTTGATTGATTATTGGCATCCTGCGCGGGGTCAAATTGATCATTCGCGCTGTCTTCAGGCTGTTCAATGATGGTGTTATTCGTAACATCTTCAACCATTGGGGAAGTATGCTCACCACCGAAAAATAAATGGCTCAGTGCATTTCCTGCAACCATACCAGCCGCAACACCTGCTGCTGTTTGCATAAAGCCACTAAAGGCACTTGGCCGGTAAGTAGGCTGAGGTGGTGGTGGCGGCGTTTTATCCCCACCAAACATTCGATTTAGACTACTTCTGCTCGATTCTTGTTTATAAAACTCGGCATTGCGTTGCAAATACTCGTTTCGTTCTTTTAACTCTTTAAGCGCGACTTCCTGAGCAAGAGCAACTTGTGTCAGACGATAAACAATATCGGGTTGAGAGGTGATCTGTTCTTGGATGAGCTGAGCGGCTGCGGCGTCTTTTGCGTTGTTTTGATTAACACGCATTTTTTCGGCTAACTTCTGGATAAGTTCTTGTTCTTGTGGGGTCATAAATATCCTCGCTTAGTGACGAGAAATAGGAATCAGATAGCCGCACAATACGCCGATTCCCCTACGTTGATCGCAAGACAAACTTATATTGCAAATTTACATTCTCTTATATTTATACCCAAGGTTTGGGATCACTACGACAATCTCTCCTACTTAGGATAATGACCGTACTTAAGTGGCTTCACAAATGAGTCTAACCTTCAATTTTTAGAGCTAGCGATAGTATTTTACTGGGCGCTGTAAATCACATTTGG
This genomic interval carries:
- a CDS encoding DUF2076 domain-containing protein, which produces MTPQEQELIQKLAEKMRVNQNNAKDAAAAQLIQEQITSQPDIVYRLTQVALAQEVALKELKERNEYLQRNAEFYKQESSRSSLNRMFGGDKTPPPPPQPTYRPSAFSGFMQTAAGVAAGMVAGNALSHLFFGGEHTSPMVEDVTNNTIIEQPEDSANDQFDPAQDANNQSTDTTDSSSGFLDGTDNYTQDYTGGGWSQNSGFDDNSGFQSSGFDDGNAFNDDSFMSNDADRFGGGDGFFSGDDQDFSGFGDDDSLF